Within Macrobrachium nipponense isolate FS-2020 chromosome 20, ASM1510439v2, whole genome shotgun sequence, the genomic segment atagtGTCCTATTTCCTGCCACTAATATTTAgttctccccaccccctcccacaaaaatacacatacacaaacgtaagtgtatgtatgtatgtatgtatgtatatatatatatatatatatatatatatctatatatatatatatatatatatatattatatatatatatctatatatatatatatcaaatatatatatatatatatatatatatatatatatatatatatatatatctatatatatatatatctatatatatagatatatatatatatatatatatatatatatatatatataatggtaaaataattttcatatacgtaaagCAGATATCGTGTTTTAGGTATTGataaaattatgttaataaatctgagtcatacacacacacactaaaccaaAAGCAAAGACTGGCCAATACAAGTCTTCCTTTTCCGGCAGATCTAAGGAAGGCGTTCGTGCGCCTCTTTACCAATAAGATCTGGGTAGCAACCATCTTCAACACAGTCGTTGCCGCGTTTGCTGGCGCAAGTTACTGGTACTTCAAACCGAAGTATCTCGAAAGTCAGTTTCGAAAGAGCGCTTCTGATTCTAGTTACTATACAGGTATGTTTTCACTTtgtttgagagagatagagagagagagagagagggagggagagagagagagagagagagagagagagagagagagagagagagagagagagagcgagaaagagagagagagtgtgtgtttgtgtgtgtgtgtcctcgaTAATGACGTCATTAACATGCAGACAGTGTTATGTGGTACGGAAAAGTTAAGAAACTATGTACCTAactgcttttttttcttattgtcccatttaacaagattcaatgattaATCAAGATTTTTACGCATTGCTCAGAGAAGTGCATCTGGAATGTGTCAAATAAAACAAGGTTGCTAGGATTCATTTCGGTCCTTAAGTatcaacaataatttttttatatttttcattatcctcTAACCTCCTGTTCATCTAATCATCCTCATTTATTTCCACTGTTAAAAGGAGAGACACTATCCACACTAACTATGCATCTCTCGTCTTGCCAACGTGTTCTCTCCTATTTTAAGCAACCCACAGTTTCCCAAACTTCCCAAACCAAGACCGGCCTCCACAAGACCTTTGGCATTTCAGGCCTGGTAGCCCTTGTGTCCATGATATTCGGAACTGGCATCGGTGGTGTGGTCATGAGATGGATTCATCCCGGGCCGAGGTTTGTCGCTGGGTACAACATCTTCATCACGTGTGTGACCACGGCGAGCTACATTCTCAAGATGTTCGTCGGGTGTCCGAAACTTAACGTCATTGGTCCGATAGATGGGTGGGTATATCACGATGAGATGGTATATGCTATGCTGTTTTCTCTATAGGGTTTCCTTCTAGTTCCATGAAGTGAAGAGGAAAATATGTGTAATGAAATGAATCAGTAACCATTCAGCTTTGTGCTTCTAACTTCCAGTTGCGTAACGGGAGCCAGATGATAAAATTATTGAGGCTAATACATATAGCGTTTCTTGTCACAGAAAAATATACTTATTTGACTCGCTCTTGAAGGGAAATGACATCCCTGGCTTGTGGAGCAacggtgacctctctctctctctctctctctctctctctctctctctctctctctctctctctctctctctctgtttcgctTAAAACTCTTTATATAAAAGAGCAATGGGATTGTCGATGAAGAATTCTTCATAAGaataggcctggaaatataaatgaagatttaaaaaaaaaaaaatatgacgccTATCAGTAACACAGAGATATGGTAAGTCTCAAAAAGACATTCCATAGCCTACGGGAAAGAAAAAATAGTCACAGAGCCTGTCAATAAAAGGATGGGTGATACTGGCAAAATACCAGCAAGAATCCGTAACCAAACGGGAATTACTTTAGCTCAGCGGAAGAGGGACCGCAATTATTCATGTAAAAGAGAACAACAAAGATAAacaacacacgcatacacaaacaattatgtatacatacatacatacatacatacatacatacatacatacatacatacacacacacatacacatacacagacacacacacacacacatatatatatatatatatatatatatatatatatatatatatatatatataatataataaatatatatatatatatatatatatatatatatattatatatattattataaaaaaatatgaaattgtaatagccaaaatgccctcttaacttcccaAATTCTTTGCTCGTGTTTTTGAagacgcttgtcactacaaagccttgagctccaacttcaaaaaaattgaaagaaatcgTGATGCCCGGttgcgggaaacgaacccgcgacaccataatcacgacgaggtcaccttgccgacctgaccaccaGAAGGCTAAAAGTCTATACTCTCTCGTACATACAtgtacctgtcgttttcagatatatatttattaggcaTTTTggatattacaatttcatatgcatatggtaaaaattaccagtggagtctacatatatatgtcagcctaaaaagcaataagaaCGATTGCCGACTTGACTACGATgatgaggatgggtctattccagctctaataaatatagtatatctgtaaacgaacaagtatatgtatgtacgataGGGTATAAAGTTTTATGTTTCTCgtagtcaggtcggcaaggtgacctcgtcgtgattatggtgtcgcgggttcgtttcttgctaccggacatcatgatttcttcaaatttctttgaagttggagctcaaggctttgtagtgaaaagcgtCTCCAAAAACACGAGCAAAGAATTTgggaagttgagagggcattgtggctattaaaatttcataagcatctggtaaaaatgaccagagattctacacacaaacacacacacatatatatatatatatatatatatatatatatatatatatatatagatatatatatatatatatatatatatatatatatatatatatatatatatatatatatatatatatatatatatatacagtatattcacAGATGATATTGAACACTGAATTTAATTTACTTAAGAAATAACTTATAAAGAGTAAATCATGATTGATAAGCGCATCAACCCAGCCAAGAAATGAAGCCATCGCTTGATAGCCGAATGGACAGTGTCCAAACCAAAGTCCCAGGTTCGAATCAGCCATTAATTATGCATTTGGCaatgaaaactatttttcttttattctgaacCAACCCTTCTTATAAGAAACgtctaaaagtttaaaaaaatatatatatatttattgattgatttaatttcttttctaacAGCTCTGAAGCACCTCCATGCTCAGCAGGCTGCGGATGTTCCGACAGATTCACTCCTATGTGTTCCCAAGATGGCAGTACACTCTTCTACTCGCCATGCTATGCCGGGTGCACCGTTGCCAATACCTCAGCGAGTCCAATAGTTAGtttactgttgttgtttttttttttctctctttttaaactgtGGTTTACTTTagtttcaaaagattttctgTAATCCTTCCAGTTTATCTGTACTGAATCCAACGTTCCCATAACATCTGGCCGAGGATAAATTTAcatctttatttaatattgattatatttttgtttagtcACTGTAATTATCATGTAATTATAACAAGTATTTCATAAGGTTACATATTCATTCACTGGAAATTctatttctaataactgatctcttctttctgtatatcctatTACCTTCAGTAACATCTTgcgaatgaataccatattctctggaagcttgaataggattcaccttctgaatataataataataattaacatcaATCCATTCACCTTTTTGTGTCACTGATCTTACAAACAGGTTTACAGCAACTGCCTCTGCATCTCGAATGCTACAGACCCTCTGAATCAGGTTTTCTCTCAGGGAGATTCTACAGGCACTGTAAGTACACTTTCACTGTAAAGGGAGTTTGGAAGATTATTTCTTTGGGAAAAGCTATGTCACCTCTTATTTCAGTCCGTAATGGTTATCAGATTCTGGTTTTCGGCGCTATATTGGCATGGCATGAGTTGTAATTTCTGTACCAGTATTCCTGTGAATAtgctattataaatatttaagtatCTCACTTATGTATatagaagtatgtatatatatatatatatatatatatatatatatatatatatatatacacatcatacatacatgcatacacactatatatatatatatatatatatatatatatatatatatatatatatatatataatttcaacaaCACGCCATATTCCCTAACAAGAGGGTGactccagataaaaaaaaataaaacacacacacacacaacaacaacaacggtcCCTGCCACATTCACACTTTACCTACTGAAAACCaacaaaatgttataaaaatctAGAAGACTTTTTCAATAATTGTATATTATACGCAGTCAAAGAAGATCAAATCTAGACAACGAAGAGcgttaatacataataataaaatatttactattttttgctCCTTCAGGATTCTCAGTTTTCCTTTGGCTACGGCATCAGTGGTTATTGTGAAGAACCCTGTAATCAATTCATCTACTTCATCGTCATCGAGACAGTGGTGAGAATTATTGAGGCAACGGCCAGGGTGGGAAACTCTCTCATCTACATGAGGTAAAATTTCgtgttcatgtgtgtgtatgtgtatatgtgtgtttgtatgtcttcatgtgtgtgtgtgtgttctacacACTTGTTAGCACCTCATCCCACACACATCACAATCAAGATTATTGAGTCATAACCAGTGGGTCATAAATATCCAGCATTTGTCAAAAGTTCATTCTCCATTTATGGTCGTTGACTTATATTCCGCAACAGATGTGTGCAATAAGTTGCCGGCATATTTTTGACGTGCATGACAAGTTGCCAACTTATGACATGTGCATGACAAGTTGCCAACTTATGACATGTGCATGACAAGTTCCCAACTTGTGACATGTGTATGACAAGTTGCTGAACCTGTTTATGACATGTGTGACTAGTTGCAGACTCGTTTATGACATATTTCTGACGTGTGCAACAAGTTGCCGACTTTATATGACATGTTTTCCTGTAGTGCGGACGACCGGTCTGTTCTTGTTGCAGGTGTACATCGGACGAAGATAAGAGCGTCTCCCTCGCTTTGATGACCGTCTTCCTGAGCGTCTTCTCCTTCATCCCGGCGCCCATTGTTATGGGGGCCATTGTTGGTATGTTCAGAAatgcgtactctctctctctctctctctgcttcattcCTTCTTTTGTAGTGACTTGAATGATATACCGCAGAGTCTTTCATCGGTCATAATATTCTCCATTTCTCAACATCTCAGTAACCTTTCTCTTTTTCATATTCTATACATCCTTCCCTTTATCGtcttcatttcccttcatttgCGTTTCATCTTTGCTTAATATCTCTTATCATTTCACGGGTGGCCAGTCACCATACTCTTCTTCTCTTGCTCTTTCCtactcattcattttctttgccACCTTTTATTAGTTTCCTTGATCAAATTTGCATTGCATATCTCTTATCCTCAGCTCATATTTTCCTCCTCATTCCTTTGCGTTaacttttcattgttttcttccaTTAACGAATTTATCAGACCCCTGTTGTTATGGTTGATTTACCCACGCATTTCTCCGCTCGGCAAATCTTTTCCCTTTCATCACAGTCTTGTAGAGATCCATTAGGTATTTTTTAATCCAATCTGTAAAGTCATCTGAAAGAGGTAGTGTTAGTGTCTTAGCAAATGCGTAGATCACATCAAGTAGTGAGGAAGCTATGTTCTCTCTCGTTCGCAGACTCCGTGTGTCTTGTGTGGGATAAGGCGTGCGGCACTTATGGAAACTGCTGGCTCTACGATTCCGAAAAACTGCGATATATCATTCATCTGGTCCCGGCGGGTAAGTCTGTCTGTGTCGTGTCTTCgtataaataatgagtttgaaCATCTTCATTAAAAGAATTAATGTTATGAATGAAGCTATATTTTTCTACGGTTCGATTTTACTCTTATCTAATGAAATATGTCTTCAGTTTCTTCTACCTTCCATCTGTTGCACCATGCAGGATAGATAGCCTGTTTCCTGAGGTGGACTTTTAATTATGTCACATCACTGACTAAATTTGCGATATTTCTTCATCTTCACCATATTGATCATTATTTTCTGCCGTGGCTAATACTTGCTACAATTCTATTGTGATTTTTATGAAGttctcatttccattttctaatttttattcatCCACCTTTCTGAATGTTTCATGTTCTTCTGATGACTCGTATCACCTTCattaaaatgcagaaacaaatgcTACTCATctttaaacaaatattcaaaCTAATTGATTTTTCCTCCAAGTCAACAGCATTTACTAAATCAATTCATCGTGTATTTTTCTCCCAACAGGTTTGGTTCTCGTATCCATTCTGGGAGACATCGTGGTCTACATATACAGCGAAAATCTCGATCtctacggggagagagagaacatccTAGACGTTGGGAAAAACCTGGCCGAACCACCGGAGAAAGTTCCACTGAACAAGGTGGAACTGGAGAAACGGGAAGAGGCGATATACGGAACAGACcaaaacctgaaataaaatcTGGAAAGATAGAGTTCGCCGGATTCCCGATATTTTCTGGCGAAATTCTCGGCTATTAAAAGTTCGGATTACGGAATTGGACAGAAGGCTGATTTCTCGTCTGCAccgcggaagaagaagaaaaagaagaagaagaagaagatatacgCCAAAAGGACTCAAAGTTCTCTTATGGTTACTGGACGGATTCTCGATTAAATTGTGAATTTCATTAGATATGGTCG encodes:
- the LOC135225263 gene encoding solute carrier organic anion transporter family member 74D-like; amino-acid sequence: MRKGDLLKNLQQKLDFVDGTKRDSIIPPEKSEEVSGLLHTEDDVEDTKCGIGFFKPKWLQFLARKEIYILVYCLVGITQGMFFTYTVAVLTTIEKRFKLTSKQSGVFLAGNDISQIILSVFLGYYGNYGHRPRWLGVGITIAALSGFAAAFPHFFYGPGQDAVDIAEFSIQSSMGGAAHVANYTSKEKEQEVCYFQPDTCGKDTIGESYLGPVIIFFLSQFSLGVTVSLFYSLGVTYLDDNVNKKVYPIYYAISYMLRVLGPVTGFFVGGKCLSVWIDPSKQPNLTRRDPRWYGAWWIGYLFIGCNLLFCGALMLLFPRKLPATLKRETKKVIRQARKDEKEGSSRGVEYFVSLAKNKKETHEKPTLQNLRKAFVRLFTNKIWVATIFNTVVAAFAGASYWYFKPKYLESQFRKSASDSSYYTGLVALVSMIFGTGIGGVVMRWIHPGPRFVAGYNIFITCVTTASYILKMFVGCPKLNVIGPIDGSEAPPCSAGCGCSDRFTPMCSQDGSTLFYSPCYAGCTVANTSASPIVYSNCLCISNATDPLNQVFSQGDSTGTDSQFSFGYGISGYCEEPCNQFIYFIVIETVVRIIEATARVGNSLIYMRCTSDEDKSVSLALMTVFLSVFSFIPAPIVMGAIVDSVCLVWDKACGTYGNCWLYDSEKLRYIIHLVPAGLVLVSILGDIVVYIYSENLDLYGERENILDVGKNLAEPPEKVPLNKVELEKREEAIYGTDQNLK